One genomic segment of Gemmatimonadota bacterium includes these proteins:
- a CDS encoding c-type cytochrome yields the protein MSHRLAIGFATLALAACSPRPPVAPPVDSTAASVSGLAPLPPLPKGDLGVAVLRGRAILSATRDSLPSHVGNALRCTSCHLDEGRRPNAMPWIGVTARFPQYRSRSASVQRLEDRINDCFERSLAGTALAWDDPAMRDMVAYMAWLSTGVAQGSTVPGQGLPLGSPERGDTVHGAAVFSAQCARCHGLNGDGMAAFPPLWGPRSFTIGAGMARLRTLAAFAKHNMPFDSAGTLSEQDAQDVATYITTKPRPPFAASVDDWPRGDAPPDVAYPTKAAKAKSP from the coding sequence GTGAGCCATCGCCTCGCCATTGGATTCGCCACGCTCGCGCTGGCGGCATGCTCGCCGCGGCCGCCGGTGGCCCCGCCCGTCGACTCGACGGCCGCCTCCGTGAGTGGCCTCGCACCGTTGCCACCGCTGCCGAAGGGCGACCTCGGTGTCGCGGTGCTGCGAGGGCGCGCGATCCTCAGTGCCACGCGTGACTCGCTGCCGAGCCATGTCGGCAATGCGCTGCGGTGCACGTCGTGCCACCTCGACGAGGGGCGACGCCCGAACGCCATGCCCTGGATCGGCGTGACGGCGCGCTTCCCGCAATATCGATCACGCTCGGCCTCGGTGCAGCGGCTTGAGGATCGGATCAATGATTGCTTCGAGCGGTCGCTGGCGGGCACCGCACTCGCGTGGGACGACCCGGCGATGCGCGACATGGTCGCCTATATGGCGTGGCTCTCGACCGGGGTGGCCCAGGGGAGCACCGTCCCGGGTCAGGGGTTGCCGCTCGGCTCGCCGGAGCGTGGCGACACGGTGCACGGTGCAGCGGTCTTCTCGGCACAGTGCGCGCGATGCCACGGCCTCAACGGCGACGGGATGGCGGCGTTTCCCCCGCTCTGGGGGCCACGCAGCTTCACCATCGGCGCCGGGATGGCCCGACTGCGCACCCTCGCCGCGTTCGCGAAACACAACATGCCTTTCGACAGCGCCGGCACGCTCAGCGAACAGGATGCGCAGGACGTCGCGACCTACATCACCACCAAGCCCCGTCCGCCCTTCGCGGCCAGCGTCGATGACTGGCCGCGCGGCGACGCCCCACCGGACGTGGCCTATCCCACCAAGGCGGCGAAGGCCAAGTCCCCTTGA
- a CDS encoding cytochrome ubiquinol oxidase subunit I has product MSDLLAARSQMAVSLAFHIVFAVIGIGMPVLMVIAERRWLVTRDPHYLELARRWAKGTAILFAVGAVSGTVLSFELGLLWPGFMEFAGPIIGMPFSLEGFAFFMEAIFLGIYLYGWDRISERAHLRAGVLVAVSGALSGVFVVIANAWMNAPTGFTLVNGVATGIDPLQALQTPAAFPQALHMTLAAYAATGFGAAGIHAAMLLRQPANAFHQRGLRVALLMAIPAALLQPLSGHHSAGFVAATQPAKFAAMESLFETQAAAPLLLGGWPDPARREVRYGVEIPGALSFLATNDFGATVPGLDRVPREDWPNVRVTHVAFQVMVACGVVMILAGLVGWRALAQRDDLAEHRRLLQLLVVATPLGFVATEAGWVVTEVGRQPWVIQGVLRTADAVTPMPGLIVPFLGFTALYVLLAVAVVWLLRRQILSAPHATEWRRRHEPTTRGATHE; this is encoded by the coding sequence ATGTCCGACCTGCTCGCCGCCCGCTCCCAGATGGCGGTCTCCCTCGCCTTCCACATCGTCTTTGCGGTGATCGGTATCGGGATGCCGGTGCTGATGGTCATCGCCGAGCGCCGCTGGCTGGTGACGCGCGACCCGCACTACCTGGAGCTGGCGCGACGCTGGGCCAAAGGGACGGCGATCCTCTTTGCCGTCGGTGCGGTGTCGGGGACGGTGCTGTCGTTCGAGTTGGGGTTGCTCTGGCCGGGGTTCATGGAATTCGCCGGCCCGATCATCGGGATGCCGTTCTCCCTTGAAGGATTCGCCTTTTTCATGGAGGCGATCTTCCTCGGGATCTACCTCTATGGGTGGGATCGCATCAGCGAACGCGCCCACCTCCGGGCCGGCGTGCTGGTGGCGGTGAGTGGTGCGCTCTCGGGCGTCTTCGTGGTGATCGCCAACGCCTGGATGAATGCGCCGACCGGCTTCACGTTGGTGAATGGCGTCGCCACGGGCATCGATCCGCTGCAGGCGCTCCAGACCCCAGCCGCCTTCCCGCAGGCGCTTCACATGACCCTCGCCGCGTATGCCGCCACCGGCTTCGGCGCGGCAGGCATCCACGCGGCCATGCTGCTCCGGCAGCCCGCGAACGCCTTCCATCAGCGTGGCCTGCGGGTCGCTTTGCTGATGGCGATCCCCGCGGCGCTGCTGCAGCCGCTCTCCGGCCACCACTCCGCCGGCTTCGTCGCCGCGACCCAACCCGCCAAGTTTGCCGCGATGGAGTCGCTGTTCGAGACGCAAGCCGCCGCGCCGCTGCTGCTCGGTGGCTGGCCCGATCCGGCACGCCGCGAGGTGCGTTATGGCGTGGAGATTCCGGGGGCCCTCTCCTTCCTTGCGACCAACGACTTCGGGGCCACGGTCCCCGGCCTCGACCGGGTGCCGCGCGAGGATTGGCCGAACGTGCGAGTCACTCACGTCGCGTTTCAGGTGATGGTGGCGTGCGGCGTGGTGATGATCCTCGCCGGCCTCGTCGGCTGGCGCGCGCTCGCCCAGCGCGATGATCTCGCCGAGCATCGGCGGCTCCTCCAGCTGCTGGTGGTCGCCACGCCGCTGGGCTTCGTCGCCACGGAAGCGGGGTGGGTGGTCACCGAGGTGGGGCGCCAACCGTGGGTGATCCAGGGCGTGCTCCGCACGGCCGATGCCGTCACGCCGATGCCGGGGTTGATCGTGCCGTTCCTCGGCTTCACCGCGCTCTACGTGCTGTTGGCCGTGGCCGTCGTCTGGCTGTTGCGGCGGCAGATCCTCAGTGCTCCCCATGCCACGGAATGGCGTCGACGGCACGAGCCCACGACCCGGGGCGCCACCCATGAATGA
- a CDS encoding c-type cytochrome: MRFLKRALSVILLVLLVAFGAAYGFAQRELGRTYAVARKAPTPTTDSIALARGEHLATAIGKCADCHGDDFGGSLVIDDPALGRVGAPNLTGGRGGVGSIRTDADFAAAIRHGVGPAGKPLLIMPAHDYTYLSEADLQALIGFLRSRPNVDRETPARRLGPVGLALIASKKLPLSAALIDHAVVQPDSVPQGPTAEYGRYLANVGGCTGCHNPSLSGGEIIGAPPGTPQAANLTPGGRSWTLELFRTTLRTGQRPGGGGELNAFMPIRFTKLMTDEEIEAVWRYVVSVPAKTLGEP; encoded by the coding sequence ATGCGATTCCTCAAGCGCGCCCTCAGCGTCATCCTCCTCGTCCTGTTGGTTGCCTTCGGCGCCGCGTACGGCTTCGCCCAGCGTGAACTGGGGCGCACCTACGCGGTCGCCCGTAAGGCACCGACGCCGACGACCGACTCGATCGCCCTCGCGCGGGGTGAGCATCTCGCCACCGCCATCGGGAAGTGCGCCGATTGTCACGGGGACGATTTCGGTGGTTCGCTCGTGATCGATGATCCCGCGCTCGGGCGCGTCGGCGCGCCAAACCTGACGGGCGGCCGTGGGGGTGTGGGCTCGATTCGCACCGACGCCGACTTCGCTGCGGCGATTCGTCATGGCGTCGGCCCGGCCGGGAAACCCCTCCTGATCATGCCGGCTCACGATTACACCTACTTGTCGGAGGCGGACCTCCAGGCACTCATCGGCTTCCTGCGCAGCCGGCCGAACGTCGACCGCGAGACCCCGGCGCGTCGGCTCGGTCCGGTCGGGTTGGCGCTGATCGCCAGCAAGAAACTGCCGCTCTCGGCCGCGCTGATCGATCACGCCGTCGTCCAACCCGACAGCGTTCCCCAAGGGCCCACGGCGGAGTACGGCCGCTACCTGGCGAACGTCGGCGGCTGCACCGGCTGCCACAATCCATCGCTGTCGGGTGGCGAAATCATCGGCGCCCCCCCGGGGACACCGCAGGCCGCCAACCTCACGCCCGGCGGGCGGTCGTGGACGCTGGAACTCTTTCGCACGACGCTGCGCACCGGGCAGCGTCCCGGCGGCGGTGGCGAACTCAACGCCTTCATGCCGATCCGCTTCACGAAGCTGATGACCGACGAGGAGATTGAAGCGGTGTGGCGCTATGTGGTGAGTGTGCCGGCCAAGACCCTCGGCGAACCGTGA
- a CDS encoding cytochrome d ubiquinol oxidase subunit II: MNEWPLVELTAVACLTAMTAYVLFAGADFGGGVWDLFATGPRARPQRALIADTIAPIWEANHVWLILVVVILFTGFPIAYARLSVSLHIPLTLMLIGVVLRGSAFTFRSYDRRDDDVQRRWGLVFAVASLVTPLLLGVTAGAVAAGAVAPPGVRSFAAAYVSPWLAPFPVAIGVLTLLLFAFLAAVYLTVEAKDAALAGDFRVRALGAGVLLLPGAVIALYLAQSDAPWVFEELTGATWAPVLHFLTGGAALTALAALWRRHYRIARTAAAVQTALIVVGWAMAQWPYILPPTMSVYDAAAPTATLTLLVGALAAGAVILFPALAYLFAIFGKPPRNR, from the coding sequence ATGAATGAGTGGCCCCTGGTGGAACTGACGGCCGTCGCGTGCCTCACCGCGATGACCGCCTATGTGCTTTTCGCGGGAGCCGACTTCGGCGGCGGCGTCTGGGATCTCTTCGCGACCGGCCCACGGGCCCGCCCCCAGCGCGCCCTGATCGCGGACACCATCGCCCCGATCTGGGAAGCGAACCACGTCTGGCTCATCCTGGTGGTGGTGATCCTCTTCACCGGCTTTCCGATCGCCTACGCCCGCCTGTCGGTCTCGCTCCACATCCCCCTCACCTTGATGCTGATCGGGGTGGTGCTGCGCGGCTCGGCCTTCACCTTCCGGAGCTACGATCGTCGTGATGACGACGTGCAGCGTCGCTGGGGACTCGTCTTCGCCGTTGCCTCGCTGGTGACTCCGCTGCTGCTCGGCGTCACGGCTGGCGCGGTCGCGGCTGGCGCGGTTGCGCCACCGGGCGTGCGCAGTTTTGCGGCCGCGTATGTCTCGCCGTGGCTGGCGCCCTTTCCGGTCGCCATCGGTGTCCTCACGCTGCTGCTCTTCGCCTTCCTCGCCGCCGTCTATCTCACCGTCGAGGCCAAGGATGCGGCACTCGCGGGAGACTTCCGAGTCCGAGCCCTCGGGGCCGGCGTCCTGCTCCTCCCCGGCGCGGTGATCGCGCTCTATCTGGCGCAGAGCGATGCCCCGTGGGTCTTCGAGGAATTGACCGGTGCGACATGGGCCCCGGTGCTGCATTTCCTCACGGGTGGCGCGGCCCTCACGGCGCTCGCCGCACTGTGGCGCAGGCACTACCGGATCGCGCGGACCGCCGCCGCGGTGCAAACGGCGCTGATCGTGGTCGGTTGGGCGATGGCCCAGTGGCCCTACATCCTCCCGCCGACGATGAGCGTCTACGACGCCGCCGCCCCGACCGCGACGCTCACCCTGTTGGTGGGTGCGCTCGCAGCCGGGGCGGTGATCCTCTTTCCGGCACTGGCCTACCTCTTCGCGATATTCGGAAAGCCACCCCGCAATCGATGA